TACTAATACAAAGTTTTAGAGCCCCTCTAATTTTGTTGATTATCATTCCTGCTTCTTTATTGGCTACATTCCTTCTTTTTTATATATTTCATATTTCCTTAAATATGATGTCTTTAGGAGGATTAGCTTTAGGCATCGGAATGTTATTCGATACGAGCAACGTTGTATTCTCTTCTATAGAACGTAATCTTACAAAAAGAAAATCTGTTTTAGAATCTTCGATTGAAGGAACCTCCGAAGTAGCGGGATCAATTTTATCGGCCACGTTAACCACAATCATCGTATTTTTACCGATTATATTTATAAAAAGTTTTATTGGAATCTTATTTTCCGAAATGGCAATTGCAATTGTCCTTTCCATCTCAATCAGTTTGTTTGCGTCGGTAACGATCATACCAACACTCTATGTACTTTTTGAAAATACAAACTTTGATTCAAAGCTAATCGACCATCCCATTTTTGTAAAATCGGCAAACCTATATCAAACTGCATTAGTAACGTATGAGAAAAAACTAATAGAATATTTAGAACGTCCTAAAAAACTATTTTCTATTTTACTCATAGGGGTATTTTTTTCATCGATCTTTTTATTTATACTTCCACGAGAATTTATGCCAACCGTTGATAACGGAGAATTTACGATCAATATAGAAAACGCTCCTAACAGTACTTTAAACAGTACAACCGGAATTGCAGAAGCGATCGAAAAAATCCTACTTTCCAATAAAGACATCAAAAGCGTAATTTCTAAAATCGGATCCGATAACGACGATTTTATCGCCAAGGTAAACGGAAATTCCGGCACGAACATTGCCAAAATCAGAGTGATACTCGTTTCAAATCCAAAACATACAACGACAGAAATTATAGAAGAAGTCAGAAAAAGAATTTCTTTTACAGAGGATATAAGAATTAACTTTGACGCAAACGGAGATATTATAGGTAAAATTTTAGATCCGAACGGTAGTCGATTGAATTTGGAAATTCATGGAGAAGATCTAAAAACGCTTTCTACGATCGGAAAAAATCTAATCGACAAACTCAAAAAAGAACAAGTAGCGACCGATCTACGAAACTCTCTCGAAACCAAAAAAAACGAATATGTAATCGAATTCGATCCAATTAAAGCAAGCTCGTTAAAACTCACCAACGATTATATCTCTCAATACGTTAAGGTGGCCAGTTATGGTTCGAATATATCAAAAATTAAATATCAAGAAGACGATCTGAACATTCGACTTTTAATCAAAAGAGATAGTATAGATAACTTAAATAAACTTCAAAGTTTAAATATCAAAACACCAACGGGTGAGTTTATAAAACTATCTCAATTGGCAAACATTCAAGAAAACACTTCGAGCAGTTCTATTAAAAGATCCGGAAACTCTAGAATCAACGTAGTTCAAGGTAATTTGAATTCCGGTAAATCAATCGATTCAATCGTTCAAGATATGAAATTACCTCTTGGATATCGTATTAAAATAGGAGGTGAATCTGAAAATATAGAAAAGTCTTTTAAAGAACTATTATTTGCGTTCGCGTTAGCTTCCATTTTAATTTATATGTTACTGAGTAGCCAGTTTCAATCTCTCAAATTATCGGCGATAATGATCTGTACCATACCGCTCATGTTTATCGGTATTTTTCCTGCATTGTTTCTTTTTGGTAAAAGTTTTAATATCAGTGCATTTTTAGGACTTGTATTGCTCCTAGGTGTTGTAGTAGACAACGCTTCTCTTTATTACGAATATTTAATAATCTCATTAAACGAATCCAAAGAAATTTCCAGGGCAATTATAGAAAGCGGCAAAATCGTATTCAGACCCATTCTAATGAATAATTTGACTACAATTTTAGGTTTAATTCCAGTTGCTTTCGAATTCCAAAAAGGAGCGGAATTTCAATCCCCGATGGCGATCGTGGTCATCGTCGGCTTATTATCTTCCTTTGTATTCAGCTTGTTTTTATTACCCATATTATTCTTTTCTATATTAAAAAAACAGAAAATTCAAATTATCAAATAGAACTATTTGTCGTGAACCAGAGCAAACTTCCTTCAAAAATTACAATACAAATGATTGTCGGCGCAATATTATTGTTTGGTGTTATATCTGCGTTTATGCTCAACTATTCATTGTTCCCGGTCGTAAAAAATCCTGCCCTTTCCATCATAGTGGATTACCCAGGAACCGACGCCGAAACGGTAGAAAATACAATCACTATTCCTCTAGAAAATCAAGTCTCCACGATTGGGGGAATTTCGGAAATAAGGTCTACTTCTGAAAAAGGAAAATCACTCATTCGTCTAGATTTTGAAAACGATACAAACATAGACGTCAAAACGTTGGAGATCAAAGAGCGTATCGAAACCATTATCAACACCTTCCCCAAAGAAGTCAGAAAACCAAGGGTGCTAAATTTTGATCCAAATGAAATGCCCATTGCAGTCATCTCTTTAAACGCAACCGATCCGAGGTCATTAGGAGAATTAAGAGCCTTTGCAGATTCGATTGTAAAAAAAGACATCGAAGGAATCAACGGAGTCAGTAAAGTGACCGTTTCTGGCGGCAAAATTAAAGAAATTTTAATTTCTTTTGATATTAGAAAATTAAATTCTTATAATATTCGTCTTGCAGACATCAACGAGGCCATTTACTTTAACAACCGCACATCCACAATCGCGTCCATAGAAGAAAAAGGGGGATTATATCAAGTAAGACTCAGAGGAAAATTTTCTAAACTAGACGATTTGGTCGACCTTCCTATAGCCAGTCCAGAAATCGGAAAGAGTATAACCCTAGGCAACGTAGCCAATATACAAAATTCCTACAGAGACGAAGACAATACGTATCGAGTAAATGGAAATCAGAATATAGGAATATACGTATATAAAAAATACGACGCGAATATTTTAAGTATTTCTTCTGAAATAAAAAAAACGATCTCTCATCTAAGCCAAGACGGAAGTAAGTTCGACTTACTCTACAATCAAGCAGATAATATTAGAAATACTTACTTTAATCTTATTTGTATCATAGCGATTACCATTGCCATTTTGTTTTTTGCAGCAAAAAGAAAAGGTGAAATTGACATTCCCAAATTTACTGGAACGATTTTATCACAGTTGATATTATCTTTTCTACTAATTTCATTCATCCATTTCCTTTTAAAAAAAGATTTCGACTTACTCTGTGTATTATCCATTTATCTATCATTTGCTATTTGGATCGTTTTTTATTTTAACTTCATTCAAAATCACACAATCGATTTAAATGGAGAAAAAAAATTACTTCTGTTTACCTCGGCAAGTATACCCATATTGTTTCTTCCTGGAATTTTACTCAATAGTACGGTTGCTGTAAATCTGATTAGAATGGCGATCATGACATCAATCGGAGTCTTAAACAATTACATCGTTTACAAATACATTCATCAAAACCTTTCTGCAAACACATTAGATAGATTTCCTACGATCACTACTATTCCGGAAAAATCGAAAATCCAATCGGTATCATACGAACCTAAAAAAAATAAACGAGATCTAATTTTAAATTTTCTTTTGATCATAGCACCGATCGTAATGATATTCGCGCTGATACAATCTTCAAAGGAAGTTTATTTTAACGTAGAAGACGATCGAATTTACGGATACGTAGAATTACCCGCAGATTCAAACTTTGAATATACGGATGAAATCGTTCAAAAGATAGAATCTAAGTTAGTTGAAAATCCAAATGTAAAAGACGTAATCTCACAAGTGGAACCAGGCCACGCA
The nucleotide sequence above comes from Leptospira kirschneri serovar Cynopteri str. 3522 CT. Encoded proteins:
- a CDS encoding efflux RND transporter permease subunit, producing MKSVVRFCVSKPITVLMTWFAIIIFGIIGLKNAKITLLPEIVFPRISVITSYPNASPEEIENLITKPLTDSIGTVGGIEKVTSESLEGISIITVQFSFYKSVDFAMIELREKIDLIRDQLPQDASKPIATRFDPAQSAFQEIIIFPKNESDSKSLKSFIEENVKVFLERIEGMAYVQISGGFEKEVRVEIDPERMTTYGVSIPEVQKSIVSANINVPAGSLPVGNKDLLLRTVGEYKSLEDIKETIISTNNTGIPIPIGSVASVYRSYRERTGLARYNGKDCIVLYLYKESGRNSVELADRVTKELESINTTFADKLSAQLVYDESVFIRDSVWGLVWSLILGALLAFLILMLLIQSFRAPLILLIIIPASLLATFLLFYIFHISLNMMSLGGLALGIGMLFDTSNVVFSSIERNLTKRKSVLESSIEGTSEVAGSILSATLTTIIVFLPIIFIKSFIGILFSEMAIAIVLSISISLFASVTIIPTLYVLFENTNFDSKLIDHPIFVKSANLYQTALVTYEKKLIEYLERPKKLFSILLIGVFFSSIFLFILPREFMPTVDNGEFTINIENAPNSTLNSTTGIAEAIEKILLSNKDIKSVISKIGSDNDDFIAKVNGNSGTNIAKIRVILVSNPKHTTTEIIEEVRKRISFTEDIRINFDANGDIIGKILDPNGSRLNLEIHGEDLKTLSTIGKNLIDKLKKEQVATDLRNSLETKKNEYVIEFDPIKASSLKLTNDYISQYVKVASYGSNISKIKYQEDDLNIRLLIKRDSIDNLNKLQSLNIKTPTGEFIKLSQLANIQENTSSSSIKRSGNSRINVVQGNLNSGKSIDSIVQDMKLPLGYRIKIGGESENIEKSFKELLFAFALASILIYMLLSSQFQSLKLSAIMICTIPLMFIGIFPALFLFGKSFNISAFLGLVLLLGVVVDNASLYYEYLIISLNESKEISRAIIESGKIVFRPILMNNLTTILGLIPVAFEFQKGAEFQSPMAIVVIVGLLSSFVFSLFLLPILFFSILKKQKIQIIK
- a CDS encoding efflux RND transporter permease subunit, whose amino-acid sequence is MLNYSLFPVVKNPALSIIVDYPGTDAETVENTITIPLENQVSTIGGISEIRSTSEKGKSLIRLDFENDTNIDVKTLEIKERIETIINTFPKEVRKPRVLNFDPNEMPIAVISLNATDPRSLGELRAFADSIVKKDIEGINGVSKVTVSGGKIKEILISFDIRKLNSYNIRLADINEAIYFNNRTSTIASIEEKGGLYQVRLRGKFSKLDDLVDLPIASPEIGKSITLGNVANIQNSYRDEDNTYRVNGNQNIGIYVYKKYDANILSISSEIKKTISHLSQDGSKFDLLYNQADNIRNTYFNLICIIAITIAILFFAAKRKGEIDIPKFTGTILSQLILSFLLISFIHFLLKKDFDLLCVLSIYLSFAIWIVFYFNFIQNHTIDLNGEKKLLLFTSASIPILFLPGILLNSTVAVNLIRMAIMTSIGVLNNYIVYKYIHQNLSANTLDRFPTITTIPEKSKIQSVSYEPKKNKRDLILNFLLIIAPIVMIFALIQSSKEVYFNVEDDRIYGYVELPADSNFEYTDEIVQKIESKLVENPNVKDVISQVEPGHAFLIINYHKNFFSSDSIIPSLNQSVGKQNPAFCYFTKESDLGRMKEISLDIVGQSHSDLNKSVPKIANLITNSPGIHEVILNFKQPRNELQLDLNNRDPLLQNSDIGSFLRTVVQGSVISKYNENNNELDIRVRASKEFRDSEKQLNKFLIKNNSGEFSSIASSFTQRETLSPIKFFRKNKRPNLSISVRTDSYNPNTLLKLVQNHSQTLLNNNERIELNHRIEKLSKSNTNFTVYIILTLATCFFLFVIYTESLKTSFTYFCSLLFSYCTFASIYLIIFKTYDISFHIGSVIILISLMLHILANFSEVKGQNTIPINWDFYFVAIGLFLPLLILSNPELNVFKKVFGLFLISLVLSRFLLIHFNFRFANIFEKVLSTNNISKISGGKNVRR